CGCGTTGTAGCCGGCGGCGACGGCGGCCTGGGCCTGGGCGACGACAATGGTGCGCCACTCGGCCATCCAGAACTTCACGATGCGGGCGTCGTCCGCGCCCGGGTTGGCCTGATCCTCGCCGCCAGGATTGAAATCGATGACGGGCTGCCCCTGCAGCCAGGCGGGCGCCGACCCCGTCGTCGCGCCCCAGTCCTGACCGTTGGTCGTCCAGGCGGCGTTCCAATAGGGCCGCGCCGAATCCGTCACCGCCACGTTCACATAGGCGGCCACCAGCCGACCCTGGCCGGTCAGGGCCGCGACCTGGGCTGGAGTCAGCAGGGTCCGCTCAGTGATGAACAGGTCGAGGCCGGAGGCGCTGACCTGGTTGAAGTCGACATTGGCGTACTGCAGGGCGTAGCTGCTGATCCTGGGCATGATCGACTCCTCTGAGGAAAGAGAACTACGGCCATAGAAACTCAACAACCATAAGGCGTGACAATCACATGCTCGCTATCAGCGGGCCTGGGATCACCAGCGCCGGACCGGGCCCGAGGTGACCGGCCGGCCGCCGCCCCAGCTGGCGCTCGGCGTTGGCGCTCCGGCCAGGGCCTCGAAGGCGGCGACGAAATCGGCTTCCTCGATCAGGTCGGGGGCCTGGAAGTAGCTGATGGTCAGGCCGGCCGTCAGGGCGTCGATGACCTTGACGAAGCGCTCGGCCGGCATCGGCAGGGAGCCGGCCGGCAGCAGGCGACCGAAGCCGACCGCCATGCCGCGCCAGCCGCCGGCCGTCGCCTCGGCCTGGCGGGCGAGCAGGTCCGGCCGGGTCATCAGATGCAGCTGGATGGCCGAGGTCAGCACCCGCCGCTCCAGCCGCTTGCGGGCATGGGCATAGACCGCCTGGCCGAGCAGCCGCATCTGCACTTTAAGGGGCGCGCCGGGCTGGAACTGCACCGACACCGGCGTCGTCTCCTGCTCCATGACGGCCAGGAACAGGGCGTCGCGGCTCTCGAAGTTGCCGTGGAAGGCGCCCCGCGTCATGCCGGCCCGGGCGCAGATCTCGTCGAGCGAGGTGCGGTCCCAGCCCTTTTCGGCGATCAGCTCGGCGGCGGCGGCGGCCAGGGCCTGGCGGGTGCGGGCCCGCTTGTCGCCCTTGGGGCGGGAGGCGGCGGAATCCCTGGCGGCGTCAGTCATGGCGGCTACATACGGATTGGTATATTTTAAGGCAACAGGTAATCCATCGTCACGGTGACTACGGCGCGCCGAACCGGTAGCTGAGCGAAAACCGCACCGTCGGCCCCATGCCCCAGTAGGTCGATTCCTGCTCGTAGCCATCGGCCCGCACAAGGCTGGTCTGTTCGCTGCTGTCGAGGATGTCGGAGAAGGTCAGCGTGCCGGTCAGCTTTTTGGTGAACGGCCGCTTCCAGGTCAGGTCGGCGCGCAGGAAGCCGTCCGACTCGCCCTGGAAGGAGCGGCTGGGCCCGAGATAGCGCAGGCCAAGCTGGACCTGGTCGCCGCTGTCCGGCTTGGCGGGCGTCGCCTTCCAGCTGAGCTGGGCGTTGCCGCTGTAGGTGAACTGACTGTCGGTGCGCGGGGCGCCGCCTTCCAGCACCTGTTGCTCGCGCCAGAACAGGTTGGTGGTCACCACATAGGACCACTGCGCCGCCAGGTTGCCGCGGACGGACAGCTCGGCCCCGCGGTTGGCGCTCTCGCCGGCATTGACGAGGGTCGACAGCCGTACGCCGTCGGCGGTGAGGACTGAGCGGCTGGTCAGGGTTCCCGAGGCTTCGCGGGCATAGAGGGTCACGCCAACGTTGAAACTGCCCTTGCTGTAGTCGAGCCGGGCCTCCCAGGCGTCGGTGGTCACCGGATCGAGATCGGGATTGCCGCGGCTGGCCGAGTCCGTGCTGTAGTAGCGGATGACCGGGTCCAGCTCGCTGAGACCCGGACGGTCGATGCGCCGGCTGTAGCTGAGGCCCAGCTTGAAGGCCTCGCCGAAGTCGCGGCTGATGTGCAGGCTGGGGTACCAGAAGACATCGTCGGCGCCGCCGAACGCCCCGCCGGACTCGACCTCGAACTGTTCGGCCTCGACCCGCAGGCCGGGCATGAAGGTCCAGGTCCACAGCGGGAACTGGTAGGTGACATAGGCCGCCTGGACATCGCGCACCCCGTGGATCGACCGGTCCAGGTCGCGGAGCGGATCGGGGGCGGTAAGGGTCTCGTACAGCTGGCGCTGGGTCTCGTCCTCGCGGTTCCAGGCGGCGCCGAGGCTCAGAATACGATCGCCGCTGAGCGGGCGCTTGTAGTCGGCCTTCAGCTCCAGTTCGTTGCGGTCGTTGTCGGTGAGCTGGCGGTAGCGGCCATCGGGCAGGGCCGGATTGTCGAAATCCCGATCGACCGTCTCGCCGTAGAGGTTGCCCGAAGGGCTGGCCGAAAGGGCCAGGCCGAAGGTCTCCCCCTCGATCTTGCCGGTCCAGTCGTAGCCGGCGCCCAAGTTCAGGGCGCTGTACCGGCTGGGCCCCCGGCTGCGCTGGACATAGTCGTCGAAGGCGGCGCTGTCGCCGCTGGCCCGCTCCCGCGATTCGGTGTCGCCCTCGGCCCTGTAGCCCTGGGCGCTGAGATAGAAGCTCTGCTGGTCGTTGCGCCGGAAGGTCAGCTTGAAGCCGCCCTGCAGGTCGTCGTTGCCATAGTCGTAGCGGCCGGCCTCGCGGATCGTGACGACGCCGCCGGCGCCGTCGTCCTGCCGGCGCAGCGCCCGTGACCCGCTTTCGTAGGGCTGGCGGCCGACCCCGATATTGGCCCCAATCACCCAGCGGCCCATCACCCAGTTGGGCGCCAGGCTGACCCGGCCGCCGCCGGTGCTGTCGATCACGCCGGTCATGTTGCCGGTCTGGCCCTGGCGGCGGTCCTTGCGGGTGACGATGTTGATGATCCCGGCGGTCCCCTTGGGGCCGTACTGGGCGGAGGGGTTGGTCATCACCTCGACTCGCTCGATGTCAGCCCCGCGCAGGGCGCGGGTGCTGCCCGGCTTGCCATCGACCAGGATGGTGACCCCCGACTGGCCCAGCAGCAGCACCCCGCCGTTCGGGGTGACGGTGACCGAGGGGATCTTGCCGAGGATGTCACTGACCGAGGCGCTCTGGGCCTCTGGATCCTTGCGGACATCGTAGATCTGGCGGTCGATCTCCTTGACCACGGCCGGACGCTCGCCGACCACCTCGACGTCGGCGACGGTCTTGTCGTCGGCGGCCGTGTCGGAAGATGAGGCCGGAACCTCCTGTTTGTCGGCCGGCGGTGGCTCAGGCTCGCCCACCACACCCGCCACCATGGCCGCAGCCATCACCAACGCCACTGCCGCCGACATCACTCCCCCCGAAGACTCAACCCTGTGTCGCATTGGACAGGGCGCAATACGGCATTTCGGCGGCTCCTCAAGAGCGAAGCCTGCGAATTCTATCGTCCTGGAACGGTCGGTATCGCGGCGGGGAAGAAGACCACCTCCAGGGACCGGGTTTCGGGCAGGATGTAGACGACCCCGGTGGTGGCGGCGAACAGGCCGCGGACGACCAGGTCGTAGAAGGCCGGCGGGACATTGATGCAGCCGAAGGAGATCCGGTTGTCCAGGGCCGTCGGCGAGGCGAGCCGCTGGCCCCGGCGCTCCGACGGCGGTCCGACGACCACCGGGTGCAGCGAGATGGCGGCGTCGTAGTCGATCCAGAGGATGTCCTTGCCCGCCAGGTTGGCGCCGGGCGCGGCGACGAAGCGACCAGCCGGGGTGACCCGCTCGCTGGGCCCGATGCGGGACAGGGGCCGGTCGGCGAGGCCCGGAACCATATCGTCGCCCGGCTGGGCCCCGAGCAGCACCGGGGCCGTCCCGCCGAGCAGGCCCGCGCCATTGAAGGCGAAGACCCGGGCGGCGACCTTGTCGACGATCAGGAACGGCAGGCCCTGGTTGTCGCCGGTGGCGACGACCCAGGCCGCCAGGCGCCGGGTGTCGGCCGACGCCTTTTCGGTGTCCAGACTGGCCTGGCGGAACAGCGGCCGCCCCGCCGCCATCGCCGCCCCCGGATGGACGGCCTGGATCAGCCCCAAGGCCAGGAGGGCGAGGACGGCGCGGCGGGCCATCAGTTGCGGTCCTGCTTGGGCTTGTAGACCGGAACCGTCGGCCGCGGCGCGACGGGCGCCGGTCCTGGAGCGACAACGGGCGGAGAGTCCAGCCCGGCTGGCGTCGGCGTCAGCGGAACCGGCGCCACCTCGGCGACCGGCATTTTGATGCCCTCGCCGAACACCACCAGATCGACGTCATTGTCGAGGGCCGCGATGATGACGATCGGTGTCGGCGTCGGCGACGACGGCTGGACCTGCGACACGACCACGGGGGGTGTTGCGGGCGGCGGCGGCGGCGGCGGGGGCGGCGCGGCGATGATCGTCCCGGTCGTGCGGAAGGTGGAGACGCAGCAGGATCCGGCCAGGACGTACTGGTCGGCGTTGGGGCCGGCCAGGGTGTAGCCGCTGTAGGTGATGCCGACGCTGGTTCCGACGCCGGGGCTGTCGAAGGTGGCCACGGCGCCGGGGCCGGCGACGAGGGTGACGCCGACCGGCGCGCCCGAGCCAGGTGTCCTGTTGAAGCCGGTCAGGACCGTGGCGGTCGTGCCGTCCTCCACCCGTCCGCCGTTCGGAAACAGCAGCATCCGCTGGGTCAGGGTCGCGCCCTCGGTCAGGACGAAGTTGGTCGAGAAGTCGGTCGGCGCGGCGTAGGAAGCGGGGTTGTAGGCGATCGTGGTCGGGGCGACGGTCACCGTGGTCGGCGGCGCCAGCGGGCTGAAGATGATCGTCCCGCCGCCCACGCCGGGTCCGGTTCCGTCGGCCCCGGCGATCAGGGTCAGGCCGACGGGCAGGCCCAGGCTCTGGGCCGGAATGGTCGTGCCCCGCGTCAGGGTGACGGCGGCGTCGATATGGACGTCGTGGCCGGCGCAGAGGGCGATGTTGCCGTCGGTGGTGGTGAGGGCGTGGAACACCCGAACGTCCCGACCGCCGGACAGCAGGATGCTGCCGTTGGTCGTGGTCAGCGGGGCATTGACGATCACATCGCGGCCGCAGCAGGCCAGGATGTTGCCGCGGGTGGCGGTGATCGGGGCGTTGATGACCAGGTCGCGCACGGCCAGGAAGGTCAGGGTGGTCGGCTCGCCCGAGGCGGTCCAGGCGATGGCGTCGTTGACGAAGATGTCGCCGGCCCCCGGCTGGGCGGCGCCCGGCCCGGTGACGGTGCCTGGGCCGCGAAGGCCAGCGGCAGGGAGGCGGCGAGGCCGAACAGGGCCAGTCGGGACAGGCGGCGCATCGGCGGCGGGCGGGGGGCGGCAGAACGGCCGGTCGGCAGATGGGCGGGGGAAATCATGGCGCTATCCTTGTCGAATTTGATCGGGGGGCGATCGCGGGGGGCGGGCATCAGAACTGCTTGGTGATCTGGAACCAGGCGCGGCCGTCGGCGTCCGGGCCCGAGGTGGTCGCCGCGTCGCCCAGCTTGCGGGCGTAGGAAACGCTGACGATCAGCGCCTCGACCTGTTGCACCGGAACGTGCGCAAGTACGGGACGATCTCCAACACCGTGGCGGCGGCGCTGCCGTTGACCGGCACGATCCGCCGGCGCGGGTAGCGGCCGAGTGACGCCACGGCGCCGTTGCGCCGCGCCGGCGGCTGGCGCCTGATGGCGGAAAACCCGGAGGATCCGCCCATGTCCCGCCTGCCGCTCGCCGAGCCCGACGCCCTGCCGCCCTACCTCAAGGCCATCCACGACGCGACGCCGGAGGAGAACTGGCTGGGCCGCAACTTTGCCAAGGCCTTCGCCCCGGCCCCGGACCTGGTCCAGGCCTACCAGGCCTTCTACCACCCCTGGCACACGGGCGGCGCCGGCCTGCTGTCGGCCCGGCTGAAGGAACTGATCCGCCTGCGCATCGCCACCCTCAACGGCTGCGTGCTGTGCAAGAGCGTGCGCATGGCGCCGGACACGGTGAGCGAGGACGAGGCGGCGCGCGGCGTCGACGCGCCGGACGGGGAAGGCTTCACGGCGCGGGAGCGGGCGGCGATCCGCTTTGCCGAGAAGATGGCGGTGGATCACCACAACATCGACGACGAGGACGTGGCGGCGATGCGGGCGCTGTTCTCGGACGCGGAGTTCCTGGAGCTGTCGATGATGGCGGGGCAGTACATCGGGTTTGGGCGGGTGCTGGCGATGCTGCAGCTGGAGGTGGCCAGCTGCCCGATCTGACGGGGCGCCGCTATCGAAGCGGCAGACCATTGTACCAGCCGCGGCGCCCGCCAGGGTGTCAACGGCCCATCCGGGATTCCGGGGGCCCGGCGCCGGGCGGTGGGCAAGGCGCCTGAAATCGTTGAGGTTTGCGTGGCGCAGGGCGCGGGGAATGTGGGCGCCGGCGTAGGCGCGGCGTTGGCGCCGGGGCGGGGAATGTAGGCGCCGGGCGCGGCGCCGGCACCTACGCCGGGGCCGGCGGCGGCGTTTAGCGGCGTCCGGGGCCCGAAACCAAGATGAATATGTCTAGACATATTGCCCGGGGCCTTGGCGGGGCTGGTTTTTTCGCTGGCGCCAGGGCGGCGTGGGATAATGGTCTGCCGCTTCGATAAGGCGGCCCCCTCCCCTCTTCGCCATCCCCGGAGCCGCCATGACCGCGACAAACGCACCCTCGTCCCAGCCGCGCGCGCTGAGCCCCAGGCAGCTGCGGTTCGTGCAGGAACTGCGGCGCGACGGTCAGGCCACGCCGGCGGCGCGGCGCGCCGGCTACAGCCAGCGGTCCGCCCGCTGGGCCGCTTACCGGCTGATGCGCGATCCTCGCGTCCAGGCCCTGCTGGCGCCGCCGCCCGCCCCGGTCCCGAGCCCCGACCCGGA
The nucleotide sequence above comes from Caulobacter sp. NIBR1757. Encoded proteins:
- a CDS encoding TetR/AcrR family transcriptional regulator → MTDAARDSAASRPKGDKRARTRQALAAAAAELIAEKGWDRTSLDEICARAGMTRGAFHGNFESRDALFLAVMEQETTPVSVQFQPGAPLKVQMRLLGQAVYAHARKRLERRVLTSAIQLHLMTRPDLLARQAEATAGGWRGMAVGFGRLLPAGSLPMPAERFVKVIDALTAGLTISYFQAPDLIEEADFVAAFEALAGAPTPSASWGGGRPVTSGPVRRW
- a CDS encoding TonB-dependent receptor, yielding MAAAMVAGVVGEPEPPPADKQEVPASSSDTAADDKTVADVEVVGERPAVVKEIDRQIYDVRKDPEAQSASVSDILGKIPSVTVTPNGGVLLLGQSGVTILVDGKPGSTRALRGADIERVEVMTNPSAQYGPKGTAGIINIVTRKDRRQGQTGNMTGVIDSTGGGRVSLAPNWVMGRWVIGANIGVGRQPYESGSRALRRQDDGAGGVVTIREAGRYDYGNDDLQGGFKLTFRRNDQQSFYLSAQGYRAEGDTESRERASGDSAAFDDYVQRSRGPSRYSALNLGAGYDWTGKIEGETFGLALSASPSGNLYGETVDRDFDNPALPDGRYRQLTDNDRNELELKADYKRPLSGDRILSLGAAWNREDETQRQLYETLTAPDPLRDLDRSIHGVRDVQAAYVTYQFPLWTWTFMPGLRVEAEQFEVESGGAFGGADDVFWYPSLHISRDFGEAFKLGLSYSRRIDRPGLSELDPVIRYYSTDSASRGNPDLDPVTTDAWEARLDYSKGSFNVGVTLYAREASGTLTSRSVLTADGVRLSTLVNAGESANRGAELSVRGNLAAQWSYVVTTNLFWREQQVLEGGAPRTDSQFTYSGNAQLSWKATPAKPDSGDQVQLGLRYLGPSRSFQGESDGFLRADLTWKRPFTKKLTGTLTFSDILDSSEQTSLVRADGYEQESTYWGMGPTVRFSLSYRFGAP
- a CDS encoding L,D-transpeptidase, translated to MARRAVLALLALGLIQAVHPGAAMAAGRPLFRQASLDTEKASADTRRLAAWVVATGDNQGLPFLIVDKVAARVFAFNGAGLLGGTAPVLLGAQPGDDMVPGLADRPLSRIGPSERVTPAGRFVAAPGANLAGKDILWIDYDAAISLHPVVVGPPSERRGQRLASPTALDNRISFGCINVPPAFYDLVVRGLFAATTGVVYILPETRSLEVVFFPAAIPTVPGR
- a CDS encoding YDG domain-containing protein, which gives rise to MRDLVINAPITATRGNILACCGRDVIVNAPLTTTNGSILLSGGRDVRVFHALTTTDGNIALCAGHDVHIDAAVTLTRGTTIPAQSLGLPVGLTLIAGADGTGPGVGGGTIIFSPLAPPTTVTVAPTTIAYNPASYAAPTDFSTNFVLTEGATLTQRMLLFPNGGRVEDGTTATVLTGFNRTPGSGAPVGVTLVAGPGAVATFDSPGVGTSVGITYSGYTLAGPNADQYVLAGSCCVSTFRTTGTIIAAPPPPPPPPPATPPVVVSQVQPSSPTPTPIVIIAALDNDVDLVVFGEGIKMPVAEVAPVPLTPTPAGLDSPPVVAPGPAPVAPRPTVPVYKPKQDRN
- a CDS encoding carboxymuconolactone decarboxylase family protein, which produces MSRLPLAEPDALPPYLKAIHDATPEENWLGRNFAKAFAPAPDLVQAYQAFYHPWHTGGAGLLSARLKELIRLRIATLNGCVLCKSVRMAPDTVSEDEAARGVDAPDGEGFTARERAAIRFAEKMAVDHHNIDDEDVAAMRALFSDAEFLELSMMAGQYIGFGRVLAMLQLEVASCPI